The Pelodiscus sinensis isolate JC-2024 chromosome 5, ASM4963464v1, whole genome shotgun sequence genome includes a region encoding these proteins:
- the CLDN23 gene encoding claudin-23 produces MRTPAVMIVGLVLCPCGLLLTLISTLTPCWRQLSGITNKPPDLVYQQGIWDLCQESQSSRQRQCGLADDLGYFSQQPVQVAKGLMIPSLVVTVLGLVVAALGVRCWQEEPHYLLAGISGTILFASGLMSLIPVAWYNHYLSALPAPAANAQEVGYSLVLGYLGSCLELIGGFSLALSLHQSCKECRRTKAAAKYPHSSQQGPAAVPSPDLVPYRQKPAPQAFSNPMDVLEGERSYWRPPPCDSDL; encoded by the coding sequence ATGCGGACGCCGGCGGTGATGATCGTGGGGCTGGTCCTGTGCCCCTGCGGCCTGCTGCTGACCCTCATCAGCACCCTGACTCCCTGCTGGCGGCAGCTGAGCGGCATCACCAACAAGCCCCCGGACCTGGTCTATCAGCAGGGCATCTGGGACCTCTGCCAGGAGAGCCAGAGCAGCCGGCAGCGCCAGTGCGGCCTGGCCGACGACCTCGGCTACTTCTCCCAGCAGCCGGTGCAGGTGGCCAAGGGGCTGATGATCCCCTCGCTGGTGGTGACggtgctggggctggtggtggctgcGCTGGGCGTGCGCTGCTGGCAGGAGGAGCCGCACTACCTGCTGGCGGGCATCTCCGGGACCATCCTCTTTGCCTCTGGGCTGATGAGCCTCATCCCCGTGGCGTGGTACAACCACTACCTCAgcgccctgcctgcccccgcgGCCAACGCCCAGGAGGTGGGTTACAGCCTGGTGCTGGGCTacttgggcagctgcctggagctCATCGGGGGCTTCTCCCTGGCGCTCAGCCTCCACCAGAGCTGCAAGGAGTGCAGGAGAACGAAGGCGGCCGCCAAGTACCcccacagcagccagcagggccccgccGCCGTCCCGTCCCCCGACTTGGTGCCCTACCGCCAGAAGCCGGCTCCCCAGGCCTTCAGCAACCCCATGGACGTGCTGGAGGGAGAAAGAAGCTACTGGCGCCCCCCGCCCTGCGACTCCGACTTGTAG